The following coding sequences lie in one Pelecanus crispus isolate bPelCri1 chromosome 9, bPelCri1.pri, whole genome shotgun sequence genomic window:
- the ADAMTS13 gene encoding A disintegrin and metalloproteinase with thrombospondin motifs 13 produces MIVSLTIRALVMLPLGFCWPSAFQEKFLGALDAEDVFSYFGTGSVSDVPEFVVAEPTCPCKEEQIGLTSCRIQHCSIEAWGELYAFEFLEDHALLSSSFVSNQVVNSSFTLLKRFSGNCFAGGNPLQPPGAKCRVTYCEGQLQGVVIADEEKIHIRPVRSKDKALLKDLSFSRPHILFRSAARGDSTARAGQFPSPRQKRAEGAVKHLELMVVAGPDVYLYHKEDTERYILANLNIGAELLRDASLGAHFRVHLMQMLVLREPEAEVNITTNITSSLISVCEWSRKVNPQNDSDPQHADIVLYVTRFDLELPDGNKELRGVTQLGGVCSSFWSCVITQDTGFDLGVTIAHEIGHSLGIPHDGEGNPCSSSGYIMGSAGNHNSIDLAWSQCSREEFLAFVSTGQTNCLNDLPAMDSSIPGWKPGLYYGADEQCKIAFGSVATACTFADSNVDICEVLSCHVQPGDKSSCTRLLVPLLDGTECGINKWCSKGQCSSLEELNPMTVVHGQWSVWSPFSSCSRSCGGGVAIRQRFCNNPRPAFGGQECRGASSQVEMCNTQACLMTQQDFMAEQCAATNLKPLYLTVEAPSFYTWTSAIGFAKGDMLCKHMCRAIGNKFMVSREDSFIDGTRCEQDDSEHHGVFNLCVMGSCRAFGCDGWMDSKMIMDSCKVCGGNNTTCTEVSGSYTGGKAKEYVTFLSLPYNTTLVHVTNWRPLFTHLAVKVKGEYVVAGKGKISLNVSYPSVLEDSQIKYKVFLTKDNLPSLEEVHVDGPTQEEIEIQVYRQYAKEYGNATNPDITFSYFVPKENLTYMWIPQQGPCSVTCGEGTRPVGHVCFDQTKNEITEDQWCLELPQPLSEPQPCAMEPCLYRWKISQIEGCSAVCGTGVAQQNLTCVQFRDGLETVVDDSLCLAEEKPLSVVPCVVNVCPLGWDKDEGAHLLQTSESLAHIQLENRTVYVWSPLAGECSVSCGRGKTQLQYVCVAFDTREETQEENCHPVPKPESRMEVCDLSPCPPRWHYKMGPCSVSCGGGVRHKVLYCARETGEKAEEIVADTQCDGLPHPEEQEPCNLELCPPRWKVTPAGPCSSSCGLGLAVQLVTCVQIRQGKEILLEDRFCPVAEKPLTSVPCVIRMCSYEWSFSEWTECSTSCGNGIQTRQDFCLNLLTRKPVSPIFCRHFPKAIVVRGCSAGPCPEQAVGTRSHGAELQTVTPTVHLTTAATAKEERYKDLDLPPSAVPQEQTKTSGDVCGKLFLNATGVINMMGVESSDCTVAIGRPLREEITISILESSLNCSAGEVVLFSGRMMWRTGCRKLPLSLINSRTNTLIVKQRVLLPGNGVILQYNSRTATKKYYQDCDKQLFGPQGEIVNPVQLPDQRQEVVCRTFINVAPRHRIAIRALYIDLGNETHFNYILVRDVSTMKTMAFHGKQQFFWQSTGSQAEIEFHENVKDHRTSFWAEYHAIELK; encoded by the exons ATGATTGTCAGCTTGACGATCCGGGCGCTCGTGATGCTCCCCTTGGGGTTCTGCTGGCCGTCGGCTTTCCAAGAG AAATTTCTCGGCGCTTTGGATGCGGAAGATGTTTTCTCTTATTTTGGAACCGGCTCGGTGTCTGATG tacCTGAGTTTGTGGTTGCTGAGCCAACTTGCCCGtgtaaagaagaacagattggGCTGACGTCCTGTCGTATTCAACATTGCTCCATTGAGGCCTGGGGAGAACTCTATGCCTTTGAATTTCTAGAGGACCATgccctcctttcctcttcctttgtgAGCAACCAAGTGGTGAACTCTTCCTTTACCTTACTGAAGCGATTCTCAGGCAACTGTTTTGCAGGTGGAAATCCACTGCAACCTCCCGGGGCTAAGTGTAGAGTCACTTACTGTGAAGGGCAGCTG CAAGGAGTCGTCATTGCAGATGAGGAAAAGATTCATATCAGGCCTGTCAGAAGCAAAGATAAGGCCCTGCTGAAGGACCTCAGCTTCTCCAGACCCCACATTCTCTTCAGAAGTGCCGCAAGAGGGGACAGTACAGCAAGAG CAGGGCAGTTTCCTTCTCCCCGGCAGAAGAGGGCTGAGGGAGCTGTCAAACATCTGGAGCTGATGGTCGTAGCAGGTCCAGATGTTTACTTGTACCACAAAGAGGACACGGAGCGATATATTCTTGCCAACCTGAACATT ggggcagagctgctgagagATGCCTCACTGGGTGCTCATTTCAGGGTTCATCTTATGCAAATGCTTGTTTTGAGAGAACCAGAG GCAGAGGTAAATATCACAACAAATATCACCTCCTCGCTGATCAGCGTTTGTGAGTGGAGCAGGAAGGTCAACCCCCAGAACGACTCTGACCCCCAGCATGCTGACATTGTCCTCTACGTCACCAG GTTTGACCTGGAGTTACCTGATGGGAACAAGGAGCTACGTGGAGTGACTCAGTTAGGTGGAGTCTGCTCCTCCTTCTGGAGCTGTGTTATTACCCAGGACACTGGCTTTGACCTTGGGGTCACCATAGCCCATGAGATTGGGCACAG TCTTGGAATCCCCCATGATGGTGAGGGGAATCCATGCAGCAGCAGCGGTTACATCATGGGTTCAGCAGGAAACCACAACAGCATTGACCTTGCCTGGTCACAGTGCAGCCGAGAAGAGTTCCTGGCCTTTGTCAG CACAGGCCAAACAAACTGCTTGAATGACCTGCCGGCCATGGACAGCAGCATCCCTGGATGGAAGCCTGGCTTGTACTATGGAGCAGATGAGCAATGTAAAATAGCCTTTGGGAGTGTTGCCACAGCATGCACCTTTGCTGACAGCAATGTT GACATATGTGAAGTTCTCTCATGCCATGTACAACCAGGAGACAAATCCAGCTGTACTCGGCTTCTCGTTCCCCTCTTGGATGGTACTGAGTGTGGAATCAATAAG TGGTGCTCCAAGGGACAGTGCAGCTCTCTGGAAGAACTGAACCCCATGACAGTAGTCCATGGGCAATGGTCTGTCTggagccccttctcctcctgctcccgcAGCTGCGGAGGTGGAGTTGCGATAAGGCAGCGGTTCTGTAACAACCCCAG GCCTGCTTTTGGGGGGCAGGAATGCCGTGGCGCCAGCAGCCAAGTGGAAATGTGCAATACTCAG GCCTGTTTGATGACCCAGCAAGACTTTATGGCTGAACAATGTGCAGCGACAAATTTAAAGCCACTGTATCTCACTGTAGAAGCGCCATCCTTTTATACCTGGACTTCTGCTATTGGCTTTGCCAAAG GGGACATGCTATGCAAGCACATGTGCAGGGCCATTGGAAACAAATTCATGGTAAGCCGCGAGGACAGTTTCATAGATGGAACCAGATGTGAGCAGGATGACTCTGAGCACCACGGGGTTTTCAATCTGTGTGTAATGGGAAGCTGCAGA GCATTTGGGTGTGATGGCTGGATGGACTCCAAGATGATAATGGACTCTTGCAAGGTCTGTGGGGGTAATAATACCACTTGCACCGAAGTGAGTGGATCTTACACAGGAGGAAAAGCTAAAG AGTACGTTACATTTCTGTCCCTGCCTTATAACACCACCTTGGTCCATGTTACCAACTGGAGACCACTCTTCACACATTTGG CTGTGAAGGTTAAAGGAGAGTATGTAGTTGcgggaaaaggaaaaatctcaCTGAATGTCTCCTATCCGTCGGTGCTGGAGGACAGCCAGATCAAATACAAAGTGTTTCTCACCAAGGACAACCTGCCAAGCCTGGAGGAAGTCCATGTGGACGGGCCAACACAAGAAGAAATTGAAATACAG GTCTATCGACAGTATGCAAAAGAATACGGCAATGCCACCAACCCAGACATCACCTTCAGCTACTTTGTCCCCAAAGAGAATCTGACGTATATGTGGATTCCTCAGCAGGGGCCATGCTCAGTGACCTGTGGGGAAG GGACGCGACCAGTGGGTCACGTGTGCTTTGACCAGACAAAGAATGAAATAACAGAGGATCAGTGGTGTCTGGAGCTCCCACAGCCCCTTTCAgagccccagccctgtgccatgGAGCCATGCCTGTACAG GTGGAAGATATCTCAGATAGAAGGATGCTCTGCTGTCTGTGGAACTGGAGTTGCCCAGCAGAATCTGACCTGTGTTCAGTTTCGTGATGGATTGGAGACTGTTGTGGATGACAGCTTGTGcctagcagaagaaaaaccccTCTCCGTTGTGCCCTGTGTGGTTAATGTCTGCCCTTTGGGCTGGGACAAA GACGAAGGTGCACACTTACTTCAGACTTCGGAATCACTTGCGCATATCCAACTGGAAAATCGGACCGTGTATGTCTGGAGCCCTCTAGCCGGGGAGTGTTCCGTCTCCTGTGGTAGAG ggaagacTCAGCTACAGTACGTATGTGTGGCTTTTGACACCAGAGAAGAAACCCAAGAAGAAAACTGTCATCCAGTGCCAAAGCCAGAGAGCAGGATGGAAGTCTGCGATCTCAGTCCCTGCCCACCAAG GTGGCACTACAAAATGGGCCCGTGCAGTGTAAGCTGTGGAGGAGGTGTGAGGCACAAGGTCCTCTACTGTGCAAGGGAGACCggggagaaggcagaagagaTTGTGGCAGACACCCAGTGTGATGGTTTGCCTCAcccagaggagcaggagccGTGTAATTTGGAGCTGTGCCCTCCAAG ATGGAAGGTAACCCCAGCTGGCCCCTGTTCCTCCAGCTGTGGGCTCGGCTTAGCTGTTCAGCTGGTCACCTGTGTGCAGATTCGCCAAGGCAAGGAGATTTTGCTGGAGGACCGTTTCTGTCCTGTGGCAGAGAAGCCCCTTACCAGTGTCCCCTGTGTCATCCGAATGTGCTCTTATGAATGGAGCTTCAGCGAGTGGACAGAG tgtTCAACTTCGTGTGGGAATGGCATTCAGACACGGCAGGATTTCTGCCTCAACCTGCTAACCCGTAAGCCCGTGAGCCCCATCTTCTGCAGGCACTTCCCCAAGGCCATTGTGGTACGTGGCTGCTCCGCAGGGCCCTGTCCTGAGCAGGCGGTGGGGACCAGGTCCCATGGAGCAGAACTGCAGACAGTGACACCAACTGTGCATCTGACGACGGCTGCCACTGCCAAAGAGGAGAGATACAAGGACCTGGATCTTCCTCCATCTGCTGTGCCTCAGGAACAGACAAAGACCAGTGGAG ATGTCTGTGGAAAGCTCTTTCTTAATGCCACCGGGGTCATCAACATGATGGGTGTAGAGAGCAGCGACTGCACTGTGGCCATCGGACGTCCTCTCAGGGAGGAGATAACCATCAGCATCCTGGAGAGCTCCCTCAACTGCAGTGCAG GTGAGGTAGTGCTGTTTTCTGGGCGAATGATGTGGCGGACAGGCTGCAGGAAGCTCCCTTTGTCACTGATAAATTCCAGAACGAACACACTGATTGTGAAACAGCGTGTTTTGCTGCCAGGAAATGGGGTAATTCTTCAGTACAACAGCAGAACTGCAACTAAAAAATATTACCAAG ACTGTGACAAGCAGCTGTTTGGTCCCCAAGGTGAAATAGTGAATCCTGTGCAATTGCCTGATCAAAGGCAAGAAGTCGTGTGTCGGACCTTCATCAATGTGGCTCCTCGGCATCGCATAGCTATCCGTGCCCTATATATTGACCTGGGCAATGAGACGCATTTTAATTACATCCTG GTCCGTGACGTCAGCACCATGAAGACGATGGCGTTCCATGGGAAACAACAGTTCTTCTGGCAATCAACAGGAAGCCAAGCTGAAATTGAATTTCATGAAAATGTTAAGGATCACCGAACCAGTTTCTGGGCTGAATATCATGCTATTGAGCTGAAATAA
- the CACFD1 gene encoding calcium channel flower homolog produces the protein MSSQDEQFQAAAPDPAASSADDGMTWWYRWLCRIAGVIGGVSCAFAGLWNCVTINPLNIAAGVWMMLNAFVLFLCEAPFCCQFIEFANAVSARADKLRPWQKAAFYCGMAVFPVMLSLTLTTLFGNAIAFATGVLYGLSALGKKGDAISYARIHQQQKQMDEEKLTGALEGQGL, from the exons ATGAGCTCTCAGGATGAGCAGTTCCAAGCAGCAGCCCCTGACCCGGCGGCTTCCTCCGCCGATGATGGCATGACCTGGTGGTACAGGTGGCTCTGCAGGATTGCCGGGGTCATCGGGGGCGTGT CCTGTGCCTTCGCTGGCCTCTGGAACTGCGTCACCATCAACCCCCTGAACATTGCGGCCGGCGTGTGGATGAT GCTCAACGCCTTCGTCCTGTTCCTGTGCGAAGCCCCCTTCTGCTGCCAGTTTATCGAGTTTGCGAACGCTGTCTCTGCGAGGGCGGACAAGCTGCGGCCCTGgcagaaagctgctttctacTGCGG GATGGCTGTGTTCCCGGTCATGCTCAGCCTGACGCTGACCACGCTCTTTGGAAATGCCATTGCATTTGCCACCGGGGTGCTTTATGGCCTGTCGGCGCTCGGCAAAAA GGGAGATGCCATTTCCTATGCCCGGAtccaccagcagcagaagcaaatggATGAAGAGAAGCTCACGGGGGCCCTAGAGGGACAGGGTCTCTGA